In one window of Microbacterium profundi DNA:
- a CDS encoding DUF445 domain-containing protein: MPRTPMALLSTADQERLRALRRMKAIAIGALVFMAVVFVFAFAFQERLGWLGYVRAAAEGGMVGALADWFAVTALFRRPLGLPIPHTAIIPNRKDEIGRTLGEFVETNFLAADVVRTKLASTAIARRAGEWLQHPSTGSGTSHAERVAAEGATIATAVLNALSDDDVRDLIADLAREHLVQPEWGPPAGVWLEKIVDADAHHGAVDLAADSIATWLDSNAGSFTGLVSRRLPSWVPRLAHRFVDDTVYHEAVKFVHAVQDDPQHPARLAIDGYLARLADNLQNDPATRAKLENAKASLFDSPRVGALAAEAWNTAKAGLLTALADPASGLRVRAARAVQEVGERLTTDAALQTRVDTWVSEAAVFLVDRYRHDIASIITETVERWDPAETTEKIELMVGRDLQYIRLNGTVVGALAGLAIFSIAQAVIPGV; this comes from the coding sequence ATGCCGCGCACTCCGATGGCCCTGCTCTCTACCGCTGATCAGGAGCGCCTGCGGGCCCTTCGCCGCATGAAGGCGATCGCGATCGGCGCGCTCGTGTTCATGGCGGTCGTCTTCGTCTTCGCGTTCGCATTCCAGGAGCGACTGGGCTGGCTCGGCTATGTGCGCGCGGCCGCCGAGGGCGGCATGGTCGGCGCGCTCGCCGATTGGTTCGCCGTCACCGCGCTGTTCCGGCGCCCGCTCGGCCTGCCCATCCCGCACACCGCCATCATCCCCAATCGCAAGGACGAGATCGGTCGCACCCTCGGCGAGTTCGTGGAGACGAACTTCCTCGCCGCTGACGTCGTGCGCACCAAGCTCGCCTCGACGGCGATCGCCAGGCGCGCGGGCGAGTGGCTGCAGCACCCTTCGACAGGCTCAGGGACCTCGCACGCCGAGCGCGTTGCGGCCGAGGGCGCGACGATCGCCACCGCCGTGCTGAACGCGCTCAGCGACGACGACGTGCGCGATCTCATCGCCGATCTCGCCCGCGAACATCTCGTGCAGCCGGAGTGGGGCCCTCCCGCAGGTGTCTGGCTGGAGAAGATCGTCGACGCAGATGCCCACCACGGCGCCGTCGATCTCGCCGCGGACAGCATCGCGACCTGGCTGGACTCGAATGCCGGATCCTTCACGGGTCTGGTCTCGCGTCGTCTGCCCTCATGGGTGCCGCGTCTCGCGCACCGGTTCGTCGACGACACCGTCTATCACGAGGCGGTCAAGTTCGTGCACGCCGTGCAGGACGATCCGCAGCATCCGGCACGGCTCGCGATCGACGGCTATCTGGCCCGCCTGGCCGACAACCTCCAGAACGATCCGGCGACTCGCGCGAAGCTCGAGAACGCGAAGGCGTCGCTGTTCGACAGCCCCCGGGTCGGCGCGTTGGCCGCGGAGGCGTGGAACACCGCCAAGGCGGGACTGCTGACGGCGCTGGCCGATCCCGCGAGTGGGCTGCGCGTGCGCGCCGCGCGTGCCGTGCAGGAGGTCGGCGAGCGCCTGACGACGGATGCCGCGTTGCAGACCCGCGTCGACACGTGGGTGTCCGAGGCCGCCGTGTTCCTCGTCGACCGCTACCGGCACGACATCGCGTCGATCATCACCGAGACGGTCGAACGCTGGGATCCAGCCGAGACGACCGAGAAGATCGAGCTCATGGTCGGGCGCGATCTGCAGTACATCCGCCTGAACGGCACCGTGGTCGGCGCCCTGGCCGGCCTTGCGATCTTCTCCATCGCGCAGGCTGTGATTCCGGGAGTCTGA
- a CDS encoding metal-sensitive transcriptional regulator — protein sequence MIEDIKKRALHRTSILEGQLRGVARMIESEEYCMDIITQSRAIQKSLESLNRLLLENHLRTHVTHMFDEGGEQREQAVGELLKAFEFDRK from the coding sequence GTGATCGAAGACATCAAGAAGCGTGCGCTGCACCGCACCAGCATCCTCGAAGGTCAACTGCGCGGGGTCGCCAGGATGATCGAGAGCGAGGAGTACTGCATGGACATCATCACGCAGTCCCGCGCGATCCAGAAGTCGCTGGAATCCCTCAACCGCCTGCTGCTCGAGAACCATCTACGCACCCACGTGACGCACATGTTCGATGAGGGCGGCGAGCAGCGCGAGCAGGCGGTCGGAGAGCTGCTGAAGGCATTCGAGTTCGACCGGAAGTGA